A DNA window from Alligator mississippiensis isolate rAllMis1 chromosome 11, rAllMis1, whole genome shotgun sequence contains the following coding sequences:
- the LOC106739679 gene encoding olfactory receptor 2D2-like, which translates to MVIHCLVHLDHGFWQLKEVSCSLGWKRRMKMEKDEESHWANTTSVSEFILLGFSSHPKTQLLLFVLFLAIYLATLFGNSLLIALVKTDSRLHTPMYFFLANLSFLDISYTTTTVPQMLVHLLSTKRSISYVACVAQMYIFLSLGISECMLYAVMAYDRYVAICHPLRYTVIMNRSVCIKMAIGFWVCGFFFATLIASFTMRLPYCNLNEINHFFCEVPAILKLACADTHLTELVVFVTSVIMLLIPVSLILISYVFILEAILRISSAEGRFKTFSTCSSHITVVTIFYGAGIFTYMRPASSYSPERDKKFSLLYNVVSALLNPLIYSLRNKEVKAAVLKMMGKTDH; encoded by the exons ATGGTGATCCATTGTTTGGTACATCTTGACCATGGATTTTGGCAGCTAAAGGAAGTATCCTGCTCTCTCGGGTGGAAGAGGAGAATGAAG ATGGAGAAAGATGAGGAGTCTCACTGGGCAAACACCACCTCAGTGTCGGAGTTCATCCTGCTGGGGTTCTCCAGCCACCCCAAgacgcagctgctgctgtttgtgctctTCCTAGCTATCTACCTGGCGACCCTCTTTGGGAACAGCCTCCTCATTGCCCTTGTCAAGACTGACTCCCGTcttcacacacccatgtacttcttcctggccaacctttcctttttagacatcagctacaccaccaccactgtaccCCAGATGCTGGTCCACCTCCTCTCCACAAAGAGAAGCATTTCCTATGTTGCCTGTGTTGCCCAGATGTACATCTTCCTTTCTCTGGGGATAAGTGAGTGCATGCTGTATGCTGTAATGGCTTATGATCGATACGTGGCCATTTGTCATCCCCTGCGCTACACAGTCATCATGAACAGATCAGTCTGCATCAAGATGGCCATTGGCTTCTGGGTATGTGGCTTCTTCTTTGCCACATTGATTGCAAGCTTCACCATGAGGCTGCCCTACTGCAACTTAAATGAAATCAATCACTTCTTTTGCGAGGTGCCAGCCATCTTGAAGCTGGCCTGTGCAGACACACACCTCACTGAACTGGTCGTTTTTGTGACATCAGTTATAATGCTCCTGATCCCAGTGTCTTTGATCCTAATCTCCTATGTATTCATCCTGGAAGCCATCCTGAGGATCAGCtcagctgaggggagatttaaaaCATTCTCCACCTGCAGCTCACACATCACCGTCGTGACTATCTTCTATGGTGCAGGTATATTCACGTACATGCGCCCAGCCTCCAGCTACTCACCCGAGCGGGACAAAAAGTTTTCCCTCTTGTACAATGTGGTGTCTGCCCTCCTGAATCCTcttatctacagcctgaggaacaaggaggtcaaAGCAGCCGTACTCAAAATGATGGGCAAGACGGACCACTGA